GTTTCTTATTTCCAATAACTGAGACGTTGGATTCGTAAAGGTTCGAGGAGTTGCAGCATAGCAACCAAGAATGGTAAGTTTCAAATTAAAGTTTATTCGGTTATTTATTGATTTAGCAAATTGATTGCTGTTAACTAAAATTCAAATACTAAGTTCCAGCAACTAAAACCCTAAATCTCTTTCTATTTCTTCCATTTCAATGATATCGTGTGCCTCTAGTAAAGAAGGAACAACTGCAAGTTTTGCAGGAACTGCATTATAATCAAAATCAGAGGCAACTACAATAAAAGATTTTTTTGCTTTTTTTTGTTGCTTGGATAGCGGCAAAAACAATTTTATTTCATCAACAGTCAACGCAGTACAATGCAATAAATCTATAATAACATTGTGTTTCTCGTATGATTTAAACTGCTGGTTTACTTTTGCAAAAAAAGAATTAAAGTCACCTTGTGTGTCTTTAATTGTTATCGTGTGCCCTTTTTGATCTACTTTCATTTTTTTTAGTTTCAGAGACTGCTACATTGCAGAAGGTTACTAACTAGCTAAGCTACTGTGTTTTCTGTAAAATTATTGAATTTTTGAAGCTAAAAGATAAATTACAGCCATTCGTATTGCAACTCCATTTTCTACTTGATTCAGAATTACAGATTGCTGAGAATCTGCCACATCGCTAGTAATTTCAACCCCACGATTGATAGGTCCGGGATGCATTATCACGATTTCTTTATCAAGAGAATCTAAAAGCTGTTTGTCAACTCCGTATTGCTGAGCATATTCTCTTGTAGAAGGGAAAAAGTTCACATCCATTCTTTCATTTTGCACACGCAACATATTTGCTACATCACACCATTCTAGTGCTTTTCGCAAATTTGGTTCTACAGTAACTCCTAGAGATTCAATATATTTGGGAATTAAGGTTTTTGGCCCACAAACTTTTACCTCTGCGCCTTGCATTTGCAGCGCATATATATTAGATAATGCGACTCTTGAATGCAGAATATCACCTACAATTACCACTTTTTTTCCAGCTACATCTCCTAATTTCTCTCTGATCGAATAACTATCTAATAGCGCTTGTGTAGGATGTTCATGAGCTCCATCTCCTGCATTTACAATACTGGCTTTTACATTTTTTGATAAAAAATAAGCAGCTCCTGGATTTGCATGACGCATAACAACCATGTCAACTTTCATCGAAAGAATATTATTTACCGTATCGATAAGCGTTTCTCCTTTTTTAACGGATGATTGTGCAGCCGAAAAGCTTATCACATCTGCGGATAATCTCTTTTGGGCTAACTCAAAAGAAAGTTTAGTTCTGGTACTGTTTTCAAAAAATATATTGGCAATCGTAATATCTCGTAATGAAGGTACTTTTTTGATGGGTCTATTAATAACTTCTTTAAAATGATCGGCTGTTTCAAAAATAAGGTCAATATCTTTCTTGTTGATATATTTTATTCCTAATAAATGATTTACGCTAAGTTCGCTCATTTTTACTTTTATTGATTATTATTAATTAAAAAAACACCATCCTCACCATCTTGTTCTTCCCAGCAAACCTTAACTTTTTCACCATTTATAGCATCGACCTGACGACCTCTATAATCGGGCTGAATAGGTAAATCTCTACTAAAACGTCTGTCAATTAAAGTCAATAGTTCAATACTAGATGGTCTTCCAAAAGATTGTATGGCAGTCAAAGCGGAACGAATACTTCTTCCGGTAAACAAAACATCATCTATGAAAATTACTTTTTTATTTTCAACAATGAAATCAAGATTTGTTTTATTGGCTTCTAATGGTTTATTGGTTCTACGAAAATCATCTCTGAAAAAGGTAATATCTAAATATCCCAAAGTAATTTTGGGCGTATTATATTCTGTTTCTAAAATTTTCTTTAAACGTTCTGCTAAATAAACACCTCTTGGCTGAATTCCAACCAATATAGTATCTGAAAAATCTAAGTGCTTTTCAATCAACTGGCAGGCCAAACGATGTAGTATGATAGTAACTTCTTTTGCAGTAAGTAATACTTTTTGACTCATAATAAAGTGTAGTGTTTGGTTGTGCAAATATACAAATTCCGATTTATGATTTATTAATTATATGATGAGAAAATAAAATCCTTTATTTTTTTTCTAAAGAAACCTAATTTATAAGTGCTTTTTATATTAAAAACAGTCGTGATTTTTAACTAAAAGGCGCCTTTCAAAAGTATGCGTTTTTTTATAAAACTTATTCAAAAAAAAGCCCCAAATAAAAAATTTGAGGCTTGCTATTTATTTTAGTTTTTGTGTTTCAAAAACTTATGAATACATTTTAACTCTTAATTCTTGTACTTTCTCGTCATCTAAATATTCATCAAATGTCATGTAACGATCAATCGCTCCGTTCGGTGTCAATTCCACCACACGATTACCTACAGTCTGAGCGAACTCATGATCATGAGTGGTAAAAATAACTGATCCTTTAAAGTTTTTCAAGGAGTTATTAAAAGCAGTAATTGACTCTAAGTCAAGGTGATTCGTTGGTTCATCAAGCATTAATATGTTAGCACGCTCCATCATCATTCTGGATAACATACAACGTACTTTTTCACCTCCAGATAAAACACGGCTCGTTTTTAAAGCTTCTTCTCCAGAGAAAATCATTTTTCCAAGAAATCCTCTAACAAAAACCTCATCACGTTCCTCTTCTGTTTTTGCCCATTGACGCAACCAATCTACCAATGATAAATCATTTTCAAAAAACGAATGATTCTCAACTGGCAAATACGCTTGATTAGTTGTAATACCCCAATCAAAAGTACCTAAATCTGCTTTTTGATTTCCATTCAAAATTTCATAAAAAGCGGTTGTTGCACGAGAATCTTTAGAGAAAAGAACAATCTTATCTCCTTTTGCCATATTCAAATCAACTCCTTTAAATAAAACTTCACCGTCTATTGAAGCACTTAAATCCTGAACGTTCAATATTTGATCTCCAGCTTCACGATCCTGATCAAAAATAATAGCAGGATAACGACGGCTTGATGGTTTAATTTCTGATATATTCAATTTAGAAATCATTTTTTTACGAGAAGTAGCTTGCTTTGATTTAGCCACATTCGCAGAAAAACGACGAATAAATTCTTCTAATTCTTGTTTCTTTTCTTCTGCTTTTTTGTTTTGTTGTGCGCGTTGTTTAGCTGCTAATTGGCTTGATTCATACCAAAAAGTATAGTTTCCAGAATAATGGTTTATTTTTCCAAAATCAATATCTGAAATATGTGTACAAACAGAATCTAAAAAGTGTCTGTCGTGAGAAACTACAATTACAGTGTTCTCATAATTAGCTAAGAAATTCTCTAACCAAGCAATCGTTTCAAAATCCAAATCATTTGTAGGCTCATCCATAATCAGCAAATCAGGATTGCCAAAAAGGGCTTGCGCCAAAAGCACACGTACTTTTATTTTACCCTCAAGATCCGCCATCAATGTGTAATGATTATCCTCTGAAATACCAAGATTTGAAAGCATTGAAGCGGCATCAGAATCTGCATTCCAACCGTTCATTTCTTCAAACTGAACTTGTAATTCCCCTATTCGATCTGCATTTTTATCATTATAGTCTAAATAGAGTTCATCCATTTCTTTTTTGATTGCATACAAATTTTTGTTTCCCATTATTACGGTTTCCAATACGGTATGCTCATCAAACATATTGTGGTTTTGATTTAAAACCGACATACGTTTTCCTGGTTCCAAATGAATATGTCCTGAAGTAGGATCCATATCCCCTGAAATTATTTTTAAAAAAGTAGATTTTCCAGCACCGTTAGCTCCAATTACTCCATAAATATTACCGTGTGTAAAGGTTGTATTTACTTCGTCAAACAAAATTCGTTTGCCAAACTGAACTGATAAATTATTAACTGTTAACATGAATAGGATTTATTAATTTTGCTGCAAAAGTAATTAAAAGTGCTCAGTCTTGGGTATTTAGTAAGTAGTTTTTTTTATTGCTAC
Above is a window of Flavobacterium sp. 123 DNA encoding:
- a CDS encoding ribonuclease Z; the encoded protein is MKVDQKGHTITIKDTQGDFNSFFAKVNQQFKSYEKHNVIIDLLHCTALTVDEIKLFLPLSKQQKKAKKSFIVVASDFDYNAVPAKLAVVPSLLEAHDIIEMEEIERDLGF
- a CDS encoding aspartate carbamoyltransferase catalytic subunit codes for the protein MSELSVNHLLGIKYINKKDIDLIFETADHFKEVINRPIKKVPSLRDITIANIFFENSTRTKLSFELAQKRLSADVISFSAAQSSVKKGETLIDTVNNILSMKVDMVVMRHANPGAAYFLSKNVKASIVNAGDGAHEHPTQALLDSYSIREKLGDVAGKKVVIVGDILHSRVALSNIYALQMQGAEVKVCGPKTLIPKYIESLGVTVEPNLRKALEWCDVANMLRVQNERMDVNFFPSTREYAQQYGVDKQLLDSLDKEIVIMHPGPINRGVEITSDVADSQQSVILNQVENGVAIRMAVIYLLASKIQ
- the pyrR gene encoding bifunctional pyr operon transcriptional regulator/uracil phosphoribosyltransferase PyrR; translation: MSQKVLLTAKEVTIILHRLACQLIEKHLDFSDTILVGIQPRGVYLAERLKKILETEYNTPKITLGYLDITFFRDDFRRTNKPLEANKTNLDFIVENKKVIFIDDVLFTGRSIRSALTAIQSFGRPSSIELLTLIDRRFSRDLPIQPDYRGRQVDAINGEKVKVCWEEQDGEDGVFLINNNQ
- a CDS encoding ABC-F family ATP-binding cassette domain-containing protein; the encoded protein is MLTVNNLSVQFGKRILFDEVNTTFTHGNIYGVIGANGAGKSTFLKIISGDMDPTSGHIHLEPGKRMSVLNQNHNMFDEHTVLETVIMGNKNLYAIKKEMDELYLDYNDKNADRIGELQVQFEEMNGWNADSDAASMLSNLGISEDNHYTLMADLEGKIKVRVLLAQALFGNPDLLIMDEPTNDLDFETIAWLENFLANYENTVIVVSHDRHFLDSVCTHISDIDFGKINHYSGNYTFWYESSQLAAKQRAQQNKKAEEKKQELEEFIRRFSANVAKSKQATSRKKMISKLNISEIKPSSRRYPAIIFDQDREAGDQILNVQDLSASIDGEVLFKGVDLNMAKGDKIVLFSKDSRATTAFYEILNGNQKADLGTFDWGITTNQAYLPVENHSFFENDLSLVDWLRQWAKTEEERDEVFVRGFLGKMIFSGEEALKTSRVLSGGEKVRCMLSRMMMERANILMLDEPTNHLDLESITAFNNSLKNFKGSVIFTTHDHEFAQTVGNRVVELTPNGAIDRYMTFDEYLDDEKVQELRVKMYS